One stretch of Candida orthopsilosis Co 90-125, chromosome 3 draft sequence DNA includes these proteins:
- a CDS encoding Cnl1 protein (the C. parapsilosis ortholog has an intron in the UTR; similar to C. parapsilosis CPAR2_405840 and C. albicans CNL1; protein similar to mammalian SR-like RNA splicing factor) produces MPKNTLYVTGFTRESKAVDLAPEFEKYGDLVRLDIPPPRTSDGQKFAFVEYKDAEGCERALDMDGKEFPFTLPEGLVVQVAKSDPFTSRERGGFRGRGGYGYGGGGPGYGRGGGYGRGREGYGGGYGGGGYGGGRGYGDGYGRGYGGYGGDRRGGFGDRRGGYGGYGGGRGYDDGYGRRGGGFSGRGGRGGYGDYRGSRDGSREPHDGFRGGPERGFGSGGGRFEDREYRGGSDRYEREPRAEERGRYSRSPSRSPVRRDRSRSPGF; encoded by the coding sequence gTATGGTGATTTAGTCAGATTAGATATTCCTCCGCCAAGAACCTCAGACGGACAGaaatttgcttttgttgagtaTAAGGATGCTGAAGGTTGTGAACGTGCTTTGGATATGGATGGTAAAGAATTCCCATTCACTCTTCCAGAAGGTTTAGTTGTTCAAGTTGCTAAATCCGATCCCTTCACTTCAAGAGAAAGAGGTGGATTTAGAGGTAGAGGCGGATACGGCTATGGTGGGGGTGGCCCCGGTTATGGTCGTGGAGGTGGATACGGCCGTGGAAGAGAAGGTTATGGTGGTGGCTACGGTGGCGGTGGATACGGCGGGGGAAGAGGATATGGTGATGGGTATGGGAGAGGATATGGTGGATATGGTGGAGATAGAAGAGGTGGATTTGGTGATAGAAGAGGTGGTTACGGAGGTTATGGAGGCGGTAGAGGATACGACGATGGCTATGGAAGAAGAGGTGGTGGTTTTTCTGGTAGAGGTGGAAGAGGTGGATATGGTGATTACAGAGGAAGCCGTGATGGTAGCCGTGAGCCACATGATGGATTTAGAGGAGGACCAGAACGTGGTTTTggtagtggtggtggacGTTTTGAAGATAGGGAATATAGAGGAGGTAGCGACAGATATGAGCGTGAACCTAGAGCTGAAGAAAGAGGTAGATACAGCAGATCGCCATCTAGATCGCCTGTCAGAAGGGACAGATCAAGATCACCAGGCTTCTAA